The stretch of DNA TCGCTCGTAAACAGAAACGTCGACATGCCAAACTCCAAAATCCCACCGCATGGAAAGCCTTGCAGGCCACTTCAAAACGTTTGGCGATTCTAGGCATTCGATCGAATCGTCACAACCTAATCTCTGTTTTCAACCAGATCTCAACTAAAAAGCCATTTGAAATGTCACTCATTCCCGCAGACTTCCGCACAGTCTGAATTGTTAACCACCCCCTCTGAAACGAGATATGGCGACGATTTTTGATGTTGACATGTTTTGTGTCACTTTTTAGAAGCACCATTCCATAAAGTCTCCTCACTCCTCCGCTCGATCCTTTTCCCCGCACGACATCTGCTTGCTACAAGCACTGATTCTCCTCTCAACCAAATCTCATCTGTTCAAAGCCTTTTTCCTCCGCAGTCTGACACTAACTGCTCATTAACCATTTTCTCTGCCATCCATTTCACCTGCCACATTTCTCTACACTGCTTAAAACCACTTCGATGTCTCTACGAAATGTCCTCTCCGCTGGGCGATATTTCACACAATTTCTGACGACTACTGCCCTCTTCTCGATTTGATCGCTGGCTCCTCTCCCTAACACGGCATCCCTCGATCTCAGGACAAAACTTACCGTGAACTGGCATTGCTCATACCGGCTCTGTGGGGTCTTACTGCTGGGAATGACTTCCCTGCTGATCCCCGTTTTTGCCGGTTGTGTGCTGGTGCCGGGACTCACACAAGAGGCACATCAGCTTCTCAGAAAACAATCGATATCGAGTACGAATCCACTCCCCCCGATCAACGCGCCGGCGAACTCGATTCAACTGGAAATCCTGTTTGTCGAACGCCCGGCTTCTGACCCTACCGTTAGTGAGAAACTCTGGCGGGAAATTGATGAAGTCGGTGCGGCAGCACCCGGCTTAAGGCAGTTGATGCAACAGAACGGACTGCGGATTGGCACTGTCGGTGCCTCGCCTCCTCCAATGCTGCAAGCACTCCTGGGAATGTCGCGGCAGATCGAGGACGAGTATTCACTCAGTCAATGCGTTCGCAGAAAAGTGGTCGTTCAATCGGGTGCCACTACCAATATTGATGTCAAATCATGGCTGGATCCTATGGAAGTCAGCCTGAATGAAAACGGAAAAACGACCTCAAAAACCTTTGAGCAACTTCAGTGTGTCCTGAAGCTGCGCCCACATCGACTGCAGGATGGCTGGGTTCGCCTCGATCTCATCCCAGAACTCCACCATGGGCAGGAGCAGATGCGACACACACCGACAGATGCCGGTTGGGAACTTCGGGGCGGAAAACTGGTCGAAACCTGTTATGCACAGAAGTTTTCTGTCACCCTCAACACGGGTGAAATGGCCGTCGCCTCCTGCACCAATGCTGCGGAAACCACACTGGGAGGCAACTTCTTTGGCCAGCCTAAACAACTGCAACCCAAGCAGAAGGTTCTCGTGGTACGTTTTGCCGGCATGCACAAGCCAGAGACGCTCCCTTAAAGATGGGGTTGCAGCAAAAGGCGAGCATAGAGCACTGCAAATTCGCTCATTATAAAGCCGTTTCTTTGTTGCCAGCCGCAATCCTTTGCCTGAGTCTTTCCTCAGAGACCTGAGGGATCGCGGAGATGAGACGCCTGGTGTACTCATCCCGCGGATCAGCGTAGATCAATTCTGACGGGCCGTACTCCACAAGACGCCCTTGATTCATGACGGCGATCATATCCGACATGAACTTCACCACGCTCAGATCGTGACTAATGAAGATATATGTCAGCCCGCGCTTTTCCTGCAGATCTTTCAATAAATTGAGCACCTGCGCCTGAACCGAGACATCGAGTGCCGACACCGATTCATCGCAAATAATGAATTCCGGCTCCACAGCCAGTGCCCGGGCAATACAAATCCGTTGCCTTTGACCACCGGAAAATTCGTGCGGATACCTGGGCAGATGCTCTTCTTTGAGACCCACCTCGACAAGCAATTGTGCTGCCATGTCGCGGCGGTCATTTTTACTGGCACCAAGCTGATGCACAGCCATCGCTTCAGTCAAATGCGCCTCGACGGTCATGCGAGGATTCAGCGATGCGTAAGGATCCTGAAAGACAATCTGCAGTTTGCGGCGATGAGGCCTTAAATTTCGCTCCGAAAGCTGGCTCCAGGGAATTCCATTAAAGTCAAACTCCCCACCCGTGAACGAAATCAGGCGCATTAGGGCTCGTCCGGTAGTGGTTTTTCCACAGCCCGATTCTCCGACAAGCCCCAATGTCTGGCCTCGATACACGTTAAAACTGATTCCATCCACAGCTTTAATTTGCCCAGTGACCCGACGCAGGAAACCAGTGCGTACAGGGTAATGGACCTGCAGATCACGCACCGATAATAGAGGCTTGGTTCCTTCCGGAATAAATCGGTTCTCAGGAATCGCTGACACATCGTAGCCTAACGAAATCACTTCGGACCTGGGAGAAAACAACCGATCCCGTGCATTCTTCTCAGCAAGTACCAATCGTTCGCTGTTGGCATGCTTCTCCACGATTGTGTACTCACCAGTCGCCTGGTTTTCCACGACGTCCATAAAGTCCGCCACTGTGTTCAACCGCTTCCTTTGTGACTCAAGCGTCGGGCGGCAGGCCAGCAATCCTCGGGTGTAAGGATGCTGCGGATTCGTGAAGATCTTTTCAATGGGCCCCTGCTCGACCAGTTTCCCTCGGTACATCACGGCGACATCATCCGCAATTTCTGCGATCACACCCAGGTCGTGAGTAATGAATAACACAGACATTTGCCGTGTCTGCTGCAACTTTCGAATCAACCCGAGTATCTGTGCCTGTATTGTGACATCGAGCGCTGTCGTGGGTTCATCGGCAATCAGCAACTGGGGATTACAAGCCAACGCCATGGCAATCATCACGCGCTGTTTCTGGCCGCCAGACATCTCGTGAGGATAGCTGTGAATTCGCTCAGCCGGATTAGGAATTCCCACTTCATGAAAAAGCTCGATCACTCGCTGCATGACATTCCCGGAAGTGGCCTGCTGGTGAAGCAACAATACCTCAGCGACCTGACTTCCGACCTTATACACCGGGTTAAGGGATGTCCCCGGCTCCTGAAAAATCATGCTGATGTCATGGCCTCGCAGTTCCTGCATCTGCCGCGAGGGTAATCTCACCAGATCTTTGCCAAGAAATGTAATCGTGCCCTCGGCAATCCTCGCGCTGCTTTCTGGCAAAAGCCGCATGATGGAGAGCGAAGTGACTGACTTGCCTGAACCAGATTCTCCCACGAGTCCGAGAATTCGCCCTTTTCCAATATTCAGTGTCAAACCATTCACTGCGGTAAAGTAGCCGTTTTCTGTACGGAACTGCGTCACGAGGTGATCGATTTTCAACACTGCAGATGTCGTCTCAATCAATTCCGGTTGCTCCTGCCGTTTTCGGTGGGATGACGCTGCTCGCGACAGCTCAATATGAAAGCACGTCCAGTGCCTTCTCATATTCAGCCTGCAAGGCTGAACCAGTTCGATTGTATTGTGTCAAAGTGGACGGGCTATTCCCAATCCCGTTTCAAAGGACTCAATTCAGGAAATGCCAAATTTTCCAGTCAAAAGAA from Planctopirus ephydatiae encodes:
- a CDS encoding ABC transporter ATP-binding protein, translating into MIETTSAVLKIDHLVTQFRTENGYFTAVNGLTLNIGKGRILGLVGESGSGKSVTSLSIMRLLPESSARIAEGTITFLGKDLVRLPSRQMQELRGHDISMIFQEPGTSLNPVYKVGSQVAEVLLLHQQATSGNVMQRVIELFHEVGIPNPAERIHSYPHEMSGGQKQRVMIAMALACNPQLLIADEPTTALDVTIQAQILGLIRKLQQTRQMSVLFITHDLGVIAEIADDVAVMYRGKLVEQGPIEKIFTNPQHPYTRGLLACRPTLESQRKRLNTVADFMDVVENQATGEYTIVEKHANSERLVLAEKNARDRLFSPRSEVISLGYDVSAIPENRFIPEGTKPLLSVRDLQVHYPVRTGFLRRVTGQIKAVDGISFNVYRGQTLGLVGESGCGKTTTGRALMRLISFTGGEFDFNGIPWSQLSERNLRPHRRKLQIVFQDPYASLNPRMTVEAHLTEAMAVHQLGASKNDRRDMAAQLLVEVGLKEEHLPRYPHEFSGGQRQRICIARALAVEPEFIICDESVSALDVSVQAQVLNLLKDLQEKRGLTYIFISHDLSVVKFMSDMIAVMNQGRLVEYGPSELIYADPRDEYTRRLISAIPQVSEERLRQRIAAGNKETAL